CAAGTATTTGAAACTATCCCCATCGGCGGGCTGAATTTTTTTATCGAAAACGTAATCGACACGGAGCGCCAAATTACTCGCTATCGCATCCGCAGCCTTGTAGGTGGAGCTGCTGCCGGGCAAATGATTTATTCTAATATTGTCACGGTAGAGCAACCCTTCCGCTTATTTTTCCCCAATGCCTTCAGCCCCAATGGCGATGGTCTGAATGATGTATTTGCCGCCAAAGGATTGTTTGTAGCCAGCTATCGGCTGATGATTTACAACCGTGCAGGGCAACTGGTGTTCCAAACAACGGACTTTGAGCAAGGATGGGACGGCTCCATCAACGGGCGCGAAGCGCAGGCCGACCTCTACATCTATACGGCGGAAGCCGAAGACCGGAGAGGGCAGAAGTTTCAAACCAAGGGTACTTTTACACTGATTCGATAGTACACTGGTATACAAATATGATAGCTACGACTTTTTTTTCTACTATTCTGCTACCCTTTGTTTTGGCGATGATTATGCTCGGAATGGGGCTTTCGCTCACCACAAAGGATTTTATCAATATCTTTGCCCGACCCAAGGCCCTGGCTTGGGGCTTGACTTGTCAGCTCATACTCCTTCCCTTGATAGCCTTGGTGATTGCGCGTATTTCGGGGCTTTCGCCGGAGTTGCAGGTAGGAATTGTCTTGATTGCGGCCTGCCCGGGAGGTGCCGTATCTAACCTCATCACACACTTACTGGGTGGAGCCTTGGCCTTGTCTGTATCAATGACTACGGTCAACAGCTTTATCACAATGTTTACCATCCCTGTTATCATCAAAACAGCGCTTTGGCTCTTGATGGACAGTACCCAAGGGCAGGAAATAGTGCTCCCTTTCTGGACAACTTTGGCGCAGGTGATGAGTACTACCGTGTTGCCCTGTGTCTTGGGGATTTATATCCGCCAGCGCAACGAGACAGTGGCGCTTCGGTTGGAGCGCCCGCTCAAGGTCGCAATGCCTTCTATTTTGGCATTGGTAATGAT
This genomic window from Eisenibacter elegans DSM 3317 contains:
- a CDS encoding bile acid:sodium symporter family protein, giving the protein MIATTFFSTILLPFVLAMIMLGMGLSLTTKDFINIFARPKALAWGLTCQLILLPLIALVIARISGLSPELQVGIVLIAACPGGAVSNLITHLLGGALALSVSMTTVNSFITMFTIPVIIKTALWLLMDSTQGQEIVLPFWTTLAQVMSTTVLPCVLGIYIRQRNETVALRLERPLKVAMPSILALVMIAAIFLEEGEGISLTTRDYWEVSGFAFLLNIAGMLLGYWSAAWLGFVPKVQMTIAIEVGLQNTGMAIFIATSRLMLNNQTMAIPASIYALFTFFTAIGFGWLVSRNHIQQERKLEAK